A portion of the Nakamurella flava genome contains these proteins:
- a CDS encoding ABC transporter substrate-binding protein: MFKKTWAIAAAAGLALTLAACGGNSSTASSSSVTSDGTSKASSSAAASGSSGSSGAAPASGELPPIDPTVLDGAVIGFAQVGSESGWRSANTDDIKRAAEANKVDLQFTSAEGDQAKQIASIKTYITQGVDVIAFSPVVETGWDSVLQEAKAADIPVILTDRAVDSDPSLYKTFIGSDFVAEGEKAANWAKKEFADASSVNVVVLEGTTGSAPANDRATGWKNVLGSDTKFKTLASQTGDFTRDGGKKVMEGFLAANPDIQLVYAHNDDMALGAIEAIEAAGKVPGKDIKIVSIDGVKAGMEALAAGKINYIVECSPLLGNQLFQAASAVLKGDTIPTRIVTVESEFDQAQAQAALPDRQY, encoded by the coding sequence GTGTTCAAGAAAACGTGGGCGATCGCCGCGGCGGCGGGACTGGCCCTGACCCTGGCGGCGTGTGGAGGCAACTCCTCGACCGCCTCCTCGTCCTCGGTCACGTCGGACGGGACCAGCAAGGCATCCTCCTCGGCCGCCGCCTCCGGGTCGTCCGGCTCCAGCGGCGCGGCCCCGGCCAGCGGCGAGCTGCCGCCGATCGACCCCACGGTGCTCGACGGGGCCGTCATCGGCTTCGCCCAGGTGGGTTCGGAAAGCGGTTGGCGCAGCGCCAACACCGACGACATCAAGAGGGCCGCCGAGGCGAACAAGGTCGACCTGCAGTTCACCTCGGCCGAGGGCGACCAGGCCAAGCAGATCGCGTCGATCAAGACGTACATCACCCAGGGCGTCGACGTCATCGCCTTCTCGCCGGTCGTCGAGACCGGGTGGGACAGCGTGCTGCAGGAGGCCAAGGCGGCCGACATCCCGGTCATCCTCACCGACCGTGCCGTGGACTCGGACCCGAGCCTGTACAAGACCTTCATCGGATCCGACTTCGTCGCCGAGGGGGAGAAGGCCGCCAACTGGGCCAAGAAGGAGTTCGCCGACGCCAGCTCGGTGAACGTGGTCGTCCTGGAGGGCACCACCGGTTCCGCCCCCGCCAACGACCGCGCCACCGGATGGAAGAACGTCCTCGGCAGCGACACCAAGTTCAAGACCCTGGCCTCGCAGACGGGCGACTTCACCCGTGACGGCGGCAAGAAGGTCATGGAGGGCTTCCTGGCCGCGAACCCCGACATCCAGCTGGTCTACGCGCACAACGACGACATGGCGCTGGGGGCCATCGAGGCCATCGAGGCCGCCGGCAAGGTGCCGGGCAAGGACATCAAGATCGTCTCGATCGACGGGGTGAAGGCCGGCATGGAGGCCCTGGCCGCCGGCAAGATCAACTACATCGTCGAGTGTTCGCCGCTGCTGGGCAACCAGCTCTTCCAGGCGGCCAGCGCGGTGCTGAAGGGTGACACCATCCCGACCCGCATCGTCACCGTCGAGAGCGAGTTCGACCAGGCCCAGGCCCAGGCCGCCCTGCCCGACCGGCAGTACTGA
- a CDS encoding LacI family DNA-binding transcriptional regulator codes for MTMHRARPPGLYDVARLAGVSHQTVSRVINDHPNVRPETKERVKAAIAELGYRRNAAARALVTRRSNTIGVITSSSPLWGPIGTLVAVEHAARKAGYYVNVAGMASIEPVAVDAALRRFVDQGVDGIVVVAPEAALSHIADPFVTDVPVVLIAAGADPAPGVQIAAIDQEGGARLAVRHLIELGHRDIAHVSGPEPWFDATARLLGWRRELAAHGLRPGLLRSGDWTAASGHRIGRQLLRRASLPSAVFVANDLMALGLLKALHDANIAVPEQVSVVGFDDMPGADYFEPALTTVRQDLDSLGRLCMDILLSALNGTPAPPPVVPATLVVRESAGPPAPPPGGGGGGGPPGPGGGGGRAPGGGGGGGGGLGPRA; via the coding sequence ATGACCATGCACCGCGCCCGTCCACCGGGCCTGTACGACGTCGCCCGGCTGGCCGGCGTGAGCCACCAGACGGTCAGTCGCGTCATCAACGACCACCCGAACGTCCGGCCGGAGACCAAGGAGCGGGTCAAGGCGGCGATCGCCGAGCTCGGCTACCGGCGCAACGCCGCCGCGCGGGCCCTGGTGACCCGACGGTCCAACACCATCGGCGTGATCACCAGCTCCTCCCCGCTGTGGGGTCCGATCGGCACGCTGGTCGCGGTCGAGCACGCGGCACGGAAGGCCGGTTACTACGTCAACGTGGCCGGCATGGCCAGCATCGAACCGGTCGCCGTCGACGCCGCCCTGCGCCGGTTCGTCGACCAGGGGGTCGACGGGATCGTCGTGGTCGCTCCCGAGGCGGCGCTGAGCCACATCGCGGACCCGTTCGTCACCGACGTCCCGGTGGTACTCATCGCGGCCGGCGCCGATCCGGCCCCGGGGGTGCAGATCGCCGCGATCGACCAGGAGGGCGGGGCACGGCTGGCGGTGCGCCATCTCATCGAGTTGGGACACCGGGACATCGCCCACGTCTCGGGCCCCGAGCCGTGGTTCGACGCGACCGCCCGTCTGCTGGGCTGGCGCCGGGAGCTGGCCGCACACGGCCTGCGGCCGGGACTGCTGCGGTCCGGCGACTGGACGGCGGCCAGTGGTCACCGCATCGGTCGGCAGCTCCTGCGGCGGGCGTCGCTGCCGTCAGCGGTGTTCGTGGCCAACGACCTGATGGCCCTCGGCCTGCTGAAGGCGCTGCACGATGCGAACATCGCTGTCCCGGAACAGGTCTCGGTGGTCGGATTCGACGACATGCCGGGGGCGGACTACTTCGAGCCGGCCCTGACGACGGTGCGTCAGGACCTGGACTCGCTGGGGCGCCTGTGCATGGACATCCTGCTCTCCGCGCTGAACGGCACGCCGGCGCCGCCGCCCGTCGTCCCGGCCACCCTGGTGGTCCGGGAGAGCGCCGGTCCGCCGGCCCCCCCGCCGGGGGGGGGGGGGGGGGGGGGGCCCCCCGGGCCGGGGGGGGGGGGGGGGCGCGCCCCCGGGGGGGGGGGGGGGGGGGGGGGGGGGTTGGGTCCTCGGGCT
- a CDS encoding LacI family DNA-binding transcriptional regulator: MSAEPEAVVDPVTAPAVVPFQRARPPDLYDVARLAGVSHQTVSRVVNHHPHVRVSTRHKVMTAIAELGYRSNAAARTLVTRRSNTIGVITSAAPLWGPIGTLVALERAARDTGFGVNVAGMASIDPAVVDATLRRFVDQGVDGIVVVAPEAAVSHIAEPFVTDVPVVLVAAGAEPAVGVQIAAVDQEGGARAAVRHLVDLGHREIAHISGPEPWFDATARLRGWRRELSAHDLPAEVLLSGDWSSASGYAAGARLIRRGPVPTAVFVANDLMAIGVIKALRHGGLRVPQDVSVVGFDDMPGVDFLAPSLTTVRQDLDALGRLCIDMLTREPGSPTAAPTTVPAALVVRGSTAGPVRDAGWAARRPDGHTEPR, encoded by the coding sequence TTGTCCGCCGAACCTGAGGCCGTCGTCGACCCGGTGACGGCCCCGGCGGTGGTCCCGTTCCAGCGGGCCCGACCACCGGATCTCTACGACGTGGCCCGGTTGGCCGGCGTCAGCCATCAGACGGTCAGCCGGGTCGTCAACCACCACCCCCACGTCCGCGTCTCGACCCGGCACAAGGTGATGACGGCCATCGCCGAGCTGGGCTACCGGAGCAACGCGGCCGCCCGCACCCTGGTGACCCGGCGGTCGAACACCATCGGGGTGATTACCAGCGCCGCACCGCTGTGGGGGCCCATCGGCACCCTGGTCGCCCTGGAGCGGGCGGCCCGGGACACCGGGTTCGGCGTCAACGTGGCCGGCATGGCCAGTATCGACCCGGCCGTGGTTGACGCCACGCTCCGCAGGTTCGTCGACCAGGGCGTGGACGGGATCGTGGTGGTGGCCCCCGAGGCCGCGGTGAGCCACATCGCCGAACCGTTCGTCACCGACGTTCCCGTGGTGCTGGTCGCGGCCGGGGCCGAGCCCGCCGTCGGCGTGCAGATCGCCGCCGTCGACCAGGAGGGCGGGGCGCGCGCGGCCGTCCGGCATCTGGTCGACCTGGGGCATCGGGAGATCGCGCACATCTCCGGCCCCGAGCCCTGGTTCGACGCCACCGCCCGTCTGCGGGGGTGGCGCCGGGAGTTGTCGGCGCACGACCTTCCGGCCGAGGTGCTGCTGTCCGGCGACTGGAGTTCGGCGAGCGGGTACGCGGCCGGGGCCCGGTTGATCCGCCGTGGACCGGTGCCGACCGCCGTCTTCGTCGCCAACGATCTGATGGCCATCGGCGTGATCAAGGCGCTCCGCCACGGCGGCCTGCGGGTGCCGCAGGACGTCTCGGTCGTCGGCTTCGACGACATGCCGGGCGTGGACTTCCTCGCGCCGTCACTGACGACGGTGCGGCAGGACCTGGACGCGCTGGGTCGGCTCTGCATCGACATGCTCACCCGCGAACCGGGCTCGCCGACAGCCGCGCCGACCACCGTGCCGGCCGCCCTTGTCGTGCGCGGGAGCACGGCCGGACCGGTCCGGGACGCCGGGTGGGCGGCTCGCCGCCCGGACGGGCACACTGAGCCGCGATGA
- a CDS encoding sugar ABC transporter ATP-binding protein has protein sequence MSTPHTAVTGGPGAAPSTPVVDMQGITITFPGVKALQDVAFRLFPGEVHSLMGENGAGKSTLIKALTGVYTIDGGSISVGGEPVSFSGPAQAQAAGIATVYQEVNLVTNLSVAENILLGREPRRFGGLGGIDFRAMRRHAARVLAELNLDIDPGSLLGAHSLAVQQLVAIGRAIDTDAKVLVLDEPTSSLDIREVAELFRIIRSVRDRGVAVLFVSHFLDQIYEISDRITVLRNGELVGEYLVQDLPRLQLVSKMIGRELATLDALEEGTKREARERVPGAELLTARGVGKSGSLQPFDLDVHPGEVVGLAGLLGSGRTELVRLLYGADKPDTGEVTVDSRPTRVRTPRVALANKIAFASENRKAEGLVGDLSIRANIVLAIQAARGWARKIPHRQQQELAEKYIAALDIRPANPDTLVRNLSGGNQQKVLLARWLLTEPRLLILDEPTRGIDVGAKAQIQKLVATLSDEGMSVIYISAELEEVLRLSHRVGIMRDRRKIADLVNDGLTVEEIMTTIAGEPTNHPPAEATTSTTTESVR, from the coding sequence ATGTCGACTCCACACACTGCGGTCACCGGTGGCCCCGGCGCCGCCCCGTCCACCCCCGTGGTGGACATGCAGGGCATCACCATCACGTTCCCGGGCGTCAAGGCGCTGCAAGACGTCGCATTCCGGCTCTTCCCCGGCGAGGTGCACTCGCTGATGGGTGAGAACGGTGCGGGCAAGTCCACCCTCATCAAGGCGCTGACCGGCGTCTACACCATCGACGGCGGATCGATCTCCGTCGGCGGGGAACCGGTGTCGTTCTCGGGGCCGGCCCAGGCGCAGGCGGCCGGCATCGCCACCGTCTACCAGGAGGTCAACCTCGTCACCAACCTGTCGGTGGCCGAGAACATCCTGCTCGGGCGAGAGCCCCGGCGTTTCGGCGGACTCGGGGGCATCGACTTCCGCGCCATGCGTCGCCACGCGGCCAGGGTGCTGGCCGAACTGAACCTGGACATCGACCCGGGATCGCTGCTGGGGGCCCATTCCCTGGCCGTCCAGCAGCTGGTCGCGATCGGTCGCGCGATCGACACCGACGCCAAGGTGCTGGTGCTCGACGAGCCCACGTCCTCGCTGGACATCCGCGAGGTCGCCGAACTGTTCCGCATCATCCGGTCGGTCCGCGACCGCGGAGTGGCGGTGCTGTTCGTCTCCCACTTCCTGGACCAGATCTACGAGATCTCCGATCGCATCACCGTGCTGCGCAACGGTGAGCTGGTCGGCGAGTACCTGGTGCAGGACCTGCCCCGGCTCCAGCTCGTGTCCAAGATGATCGGCCGCGAGCTGGCCACCCTGGACGCACTCGAGGAGGGGACGAAACGCGAGGCGCGCGAACGGGTCCCGGGCGCCGAGCTGCTGACCGCGCGCGGGGTGGGCAAGAGCGGATCCCTGCAGCCCTTCGACCTCGACGTCCACCCCGGCGAGGTCGTCGGCCTGGCCGGCCTGCTGGGCTCCGGCCGGACCGAACTGGTGCGGCTCCTCTACGGCGCCGACAAGCCGGACACCGGGGAAGTGACCGTGGACTCGCGCCCCACCCGGGTGCGTACCCCCCGGGTCGCGTTGGCCAACAAGATCGCGTTCGCCTCGGAGAACCGCAAGGCCGAGGGCCTGGTCGGCGATCTCAGCATCAGAGCCAACATCGTGCTGGCGATCCAGGCCGCCCGTGGCTGGGCGCGCAAGATTCCGCACCGTCAGCAGCAGGAGCTCGCCGAGAAGTACATCGCCGCCCTCGACATCCGGCCGGCCAACCCGGACACGCTGGTGCGCAACCTGTCCGGCGGCAACCAGCAGAAGGTTCTACTGGCCCGCTGGCTGCTGACCGAACCGCGGTTGCTGATCCTGGACGAACCCACCCGGGGCATCGACGTCGGCGCCAAGGCCCAGATCCAGAAGCTGGTGGCCACGCTCTCCGACGAGGGCATGTCGGTCATCTACATCTCGGCCGAACTCGAGGAGGTACTGCGGCTCTCGCATCGGGTGGGCATCATGCGGGACCGCCGGAAGATCGCCGACCTCGTCAACGACGGCCTGACCGTCGAGGAGATCATGACGACCATCGCCGGAGAGCCGACCAACCACCCGCCCGCAGAAGCGACCACGAGCACCACCACGGAGTCGGTCCGATGA
- a CDS encoding ABC transporter permease: MKNLLSSRLAWPVLVLVALLLANFAVNPSFFEITVRDGNLYGPVVDILRRAAPIVLIALGMTLVIATRGIDLSVGAVAALSGSWASMSIISSADRASVGVVLTAVAVALIMALVAGAWNGFLVSTLGIQPIVATLVLMVAGRGLAQIITNEKILYPDNSPAYKLIGGGYLLAVPFSILLAGAIFALTAILTRRTALGTLIEAVGINPAASRLAGIKDRQIIFLVYVFSGFCAGLAGLMLTSNSTSADPNSIGLSIELDAILAVVIGGTALTGGRFSLAGTLVGAFIIETMDAFVVIAISARSTDVFKACVVIVVCLLQSPKIQSWLRGLFTRRRPGTPTGPPRAAGSAEPAGATPTGPASGPAVNPTEQMTRTS; encoded by the coding sequence ATGAAGAACCTGCTGTCCTCGCGCCTCGCCTGGCCCGTCCTGGTGCTGGTCGCCCTGCTCCTGGCCAACTTCGCCGTCAACCCGTCGTTCTTCGAGATCACCGTCCGGGACGGCAATCTCTACGGTCCGGTGGTCGACATCCTGCGCCGGGCCGCCCCCATCGTGCTCATCGCCCTGGGCATGACCCTGGTCATCGCCACCCGCGGCATCGACCTCTCGGTCGGCGCGGTCGCCGCGCTCAGCGGGTCGTGGGCATCGATGTCCATCATCTCCTCGGCCGACCGCGCCTCCGTCGGCGTCGTGCTCACCGCCGTCGCGGTCGCTCTGATCATGGCCCTGGTCGCCGGCGCCTGGAACGGGTTCCTGGTGTCCACCCTCGGGATCCAGCCCATCGTCGCCACTCTCGTGCTGATGGTGGCCGGACGCGGCCTGGCCCAGATCATCACCAACGAGAAGATCCTGTACCCGGACAACAGCCCGGCCTACAAGCTGATCGGTGGCGGATACCTGCTCGCGGTGCCGTTCTCGATCCTGCTGGCCGGCGCGATCTTCGCCCTGACGGCCATCCTCACCCGGCGGACCGCGCTCGGCACCCTCATCGAGGCGGTCGGGATCAACCCGGCGGCCAGCCGGCTGGCCGGGATCAAGGACCGCCAGATCATCTTCCTGGTCTACGTCTTCAGCGGCTTCTGCGCCGGCCTGGCCGGCCTGATGCTGACGTCCAACTCGACCTCGGCCGACCCCAACTCGATCGGTCTGTCCATCGAGCTGGACGCCATCCTCGCGGTGGTGATCGGCGGGACCGCGCTCACCGGTGGGCGGTTCTCGCTCGCCGGGACGCTCGTCGGCGCCTTCATCATCGAGACGATGGACGCGTTCGTCGTCATCGCGATCTCGGCCCGCAGCACCGACGTGTTCAAGGCGTGTGTCGTCATCGTGGTCTGCCTGCTGCAGTCGCCGAAGATCCAGTCCTGGCTGCGGGGACTGTTCACCCGTCGACGCCCGGGCACCCCGACCGGTCCGCCGCGCGCAGCCGGGTCCGCCGAGCCGGCCGGCGCGACACCCACCGGACCGGCCTCCGGCCCCGCCGTGAACCCCACCGAGCAGATGACGAGGACGTCATGA
- a CDS encoding ABC transporter permease subunit — protein sequence MTITESAVAAARPRRRRFSRYAQYSTVGITVALLALMLVAGSLLYPNFTSGQALLDLLGKNVFLLPLAVGMTFVIISGGIDLSVGAMMALGSVVAATLLQAGWSAPVVIVAVLLIGSLLGLLNGVMVSYFGIQPFIATLASMFLARGLCLVITDRSIAIDNPFFQTMNTAHLDLFEVTSTNLRGKVRVSDVYTTPSVVIALAVLLTAFAVLHYSRFGRTVYAVGGNESSARLMGMAVSRTKISVYVISGLCAGVAGLLFAFYTASGDPVAGIGYELNAIAAVVIGGTLLAGGTGYVLGSFLGVLVLGVIYAFKEFDGDLNTGWTRVMIGVLVLFFIVIQRLVVRRT from the coding sequence ATGACGATCACCGAGTCGGCCGTCGCCGCGGCCCGTCCCCGGCGCCGACGCTTCAGCCGCTACGCCCAGTACTCCACGGTCGGCATCACGGTCGCCCTGCTCGCCCTCATGCTCGTGGCCGGCAGCCTGCTGTACCCGAACTTCACCTCCGGGCAGGCGCTGCTCGACCTCCTCGGCAAGAACGTCTTCCTGCTGCCGCTGGCCGTCGGGATGACCTTCGTCATCATCTCCGGCGGGATCGACCTGTCGGTCGGCGCCATGATGGCGCTCGGCTCGGTGGTCGCCGCCACGCTGCTGCAGGCCGGCTGGTCGGCCCCGGTGGTCATCGTGGCGGTCCTTCTCATCGGGTCCCTGCTCGGCCTGCTGAACGGCGTCATGGTCAGCTACTTCGGCATCCAACCGTTCATCGCGACACTCGCCTCGATGTTCCTGGCCCGGGGGCTGTGCCTGGTCATCACCGACCGGTCGATCGCCATCGACAACCCGTTCTTCCAGACCATGAACACCGCCCACCTCGATCTGTTCGAGGTCACCTCGACCAACCTGCGCGGCAAGGTCCGGGTGTCCGACGTGTACACGACGCCGTCGGTCGTCATCGCGCTGGCCGTGCTGCTGACCGCCTTCGCGGTCCTGCACTACAGCCGCTTCGGACGCACCGTCTACGCGGTCGGTGGCAACGAGAGTTCCGCCCGGCTCATGGGTATGGCGGTCTCGCGGACGAAGATCTCCGTCTACGTCATCAGCGGCCTGTGCGCCGGTGTCGCCGGGCTGCTGTTCGCCTTCTACACCGCCTCCGGTGACCCGGTGGCCGGCATCGGGTACGAACTGAACGCCATCGCCGCCGTCGTCATCGGCGGCACCCTGCTGGCCGGCGGCACCGGCTACGTGCTCGGGTCGTTCCTCGGGGTGCTGGTGCTCGGGGTCATCTACGCGTTCAAGGAGTTCGACGGTGACCTGAACACCGGCTGGACGCGCGTGATGATCGGCGTGCTGGTGCTGTTCTTCATCGTGATCCAGCGTCTCGTTGTCCGCCGAACCTGA
- a CDS encoding L-ribulose-5-phosphate 4-epimerase: MTITPDIRREIDRLRVEVAALHSELIRWNLVVWTAGNVSARVPGADLLVVKPSGVDYQDLTPASMIVTDLDGVVVEGDRAPSSDTAAAAYVFRELDWVGGVVHTHSTYATAFAARREPIPCVLTMMADEFGGPIPVGPFARIGDDSIGRGIVETLRSSRSHAVLMANHGPFTVGRTARAAVKTAAMCEEVAHAVTVARATGEPHPIDPADIDALYDRYQNAYGQQPLMQGHAR, translated from the coding sequence GTGACCATCACCCCGGACATCCGCCGTGAGATCGACCGACTGCGCGTCGAGGTCGCCGCCCTTCACTCCGAACTCATCCGCTGGAACCTGGTCGTCTGGACCGCCGGCAACGTCTCGGCCCGGGTGCCGGGAGCGGACCTGCTGGTCGTCAAACCGTCCGGGGTCGACTACCAGGACCTGACGCCGGCATCCATGATCGTCACCGACCTCGACGGCGTCGTCGTCGAGGGTGACCGGGCTCCGTCGTCCGACACCGCCGCGGCCGCCTACGTTTTCCGCGAGTTGGACTGGGTCGGCGGGGTGGTCCACACCCATTCCACCTACGCGACCGCGTTCGCCGCCCGGCGTGAGCCCATCCCGTGCGTGCTGACGATGATGGCCGACGAGTTCGGCGGCCCCATCCCCGTCGGTCCCTTCGCGCGCATCGGGGACGACTCGATCGGCCGCGGCATCGTCGAGACCCTGCGCTCGTCCCGCTCGCACGCCGTACTGATGGCCAACCACGGTCCGTTCACGGTCGGCCGCACCGCGCGCGCCGCCGTCAAGACCGCGGCGATGTGCGAGGAGGTGGCCCACGCCGTCACCGTCGCCCGGGCCACCGGCGAGCCGCATCCGATCGACCCGGCCGACATCGACGCCCTCTACGACCGCTACCAGAACGCCTACGGCCAACAGCCCCTGATGCAAGGACACGCCCGATGA